From Pseudomonas sp. CCI4.2, one genomic window encodes:
- a CDS encoding nucleoside-diphosphate sugar epimerase/dehydratase yields the protein MDKMRAMLLGLPRRQKRLIQVFADVILVWAALWLAFVVRLGIDELINPLFNHRWLFISAPAVAIPLFIRFGMYRAVMRYFGNDALIAIVKAVSLSALVLGIIVYGYSNHQNVIPRSVVFNYWWLSMVLIGGLRLAMREYFLGDWFAAAQHVPFTNRNDGISKVAIYGAGAAGNQLVAALRMGRLMRPVAFIDDDESISNRVIAGLPVYKPRHIQRMIKVTEVQEILLAVPSCTRGRRREILGYLEGFPLHVRSVPGFMDLASGRVKVDDIQEVDIGDLLGRDTVPAQEHLLELCIAGKTVLVTGAGGSIGSELCRQILALGPTTLLLFEHSEFNLYTILSELEQRVNRESLTVQIIPILGSVTNSNKVLHTLRTWRVETVYHAAAYKHVPMVEHNIAEGVLNNVMGTLYAAQAALQAGVANFVLISTDKAVRPTNVMGSTKRLAELTLQALSRELAPIMFGDKANISQVNKTRFTMVRFGNVLGSSGSVIPLFHKQIKSGGPLTVTHPNITRYFMTIPEAAQLVIQAGSMGIGGDVFVLDMGEPVKIIELAEKMVHLSGLSIRSEKNPHGDISIEFSGLRPGEKLYEELLIGDNVVATRHPMIMSASEDYMTWEILKTKVAELLSAIDDLDYVRVRQLLRDTVSGYSPDGEIVDWFFLQNRLEP from the coding sequence CTCCGGCGGTGGCAATACCCCTTTTTATTCGATTCGGAATGTACCGAGCCGTCATGCGATACTTCGGTAATGATGCGTTGATAGCCATCGTCAAGGCAGTCAGCCTATCGGCGCTTGTACTTGGAATAATTGTCTATGGGTATAGTAATCATCAGAATGTAATTCCACGCTCAGTAGTATTTAATTACTGGTGGTTAAGCATGGTTCTGATTGGGGGGTTGCGCTTAGCAATGCGCGAATACTTCTTGGGAGATTGGTTCGCTGCAGCCCAGCACGTTCCCTTTACAAACCGAAATGACGGAATATCAAAGGTAGCTATTTATGGTGCGGGTGCTGCCGGCAACCAGTTGGTGGCTGCGTTGCGTATGGGCAGATTGATGCGGCCGGTTGCTTTTATAGATGACGACGAAAGTATCTCTAATCGAGTTATAGCAGGATTACCCGTCTATAAACCGCGACATATCCAGCGCATGATTAAAGTGACTGAAGTTCAAGAAATATTGTTGGCAGTCCCTTCTTGCACTCGCGGACGTCGTCGCGAAATTTTGGGTTATTTAGAAGGTTTTCCTCTTCATGTACGAAGCGTGCCGGGTTTCATGGACCTTGCAAGTGGCCGAGTTAAAGTTGACGATATCCAAGAAGTGGATATAGGTGATTTGCTTGGCAGAGATACTGTTCCCGCTCAAGAGCACTTGCTAGAACTCTGTATCGCTGGGAAAACCGTTCTGGTAACGGGTGCCGGCGGATCAATTGGTTCGGAGCTATGTCGCCAAATTTTGGCTTTGGGACCAACCACTCTTCTTTTGTTCGAACACAGCGAATTTAATCTTTACACCATTCTCTCAGAGTTAGAGCAGCGCGTTAACAGGGAGTCGCTAACCGTCCAGATAATTCCAATCCTGGGTTCGGTAACTAATTCGAACAAAGTCTTGCATACGTTGAGGACTTGGCGGGTGGAAACGGTTTACCACGCTGCAGCCTACAAGCACGTACCTATGGTCGAGCATAATATAGCCGAGGGTGTGTTGAATAATGTCATGGGGACGCTCTATGCCGCTCAAGCTGCATTGCAGGCTGGTGTTGCTAACTTTGTGCTTATATCTACTGATAAAGCCGTGCGTCCAACTAATGTTATGGGCAGTACGAAACGTTTAGCTGAGCTTACCCTTCAAGCGCTTAGCCGTGAATTGGCTCCCATAATGTTTGGGGATAAGGCCAATATCTCGCAAGTAAACAAAACCCGATTTACGATGGTTCGCTTTGGTAATGTTTTGGGCTCTTCAGGGTCAGTAATTCCACTTTTTCATAAACAAATTAAATCAGGAGGGCCGTTGACGGTCACCCACCCCAACATCACCCGTTATTTCATGACTATTCCGGAAGCGGCGCAATTAGTAATTCAGGCGGGGTCAATGGGGATAGGGGGGGATGTATTTGTATTGGATATGGGTGAGCCGGTGAAGATTATAGAACTTGCCGAGAAAATGGTCCATCTGTCGGGGCTCAGTATCCGTTCAGAGAAAAATCCTCACGGTGATATCTCTATCGAGTTTAGCGGATTGCGTCCAGGTGAAAAACTTTATGAGGAACTGCTCATCGGTGACAATGTCGTGGCGACGCGCCATCCAATGATAATGAGTGCTAGCGAAGATTATATGACTTGGGAAATATTGAAAACCAAAGTAGCCGAACTTCTTTCTGCTATTGATGACCTTGATTACGTCCGGGTTCGTCAGTTATTACGAGATACGGTAAGTGGGTATAGCCCTGACGGAGAGATCGTTGATTGGTTTTTCTTGCAAAATCGACTTGAACCTTGA
- the tnpB gene encoding IS66 family insertion sequence element accessory protein TnpB, with protein sequence MGTPKPVDFRKSIDGLAVLVELDIKVAVFDPVLFVCLNKPIRA encoded by the coding sequence GTGGGTACCCCCAAGCCGGTCGACTTTCGAAAGTCCATCGACGGCCTCGCCGTCCTGGTCGAGCTGGATATCAAGGTTGCGGTCTTTGACCCGGTGCTCTTCGTGTGCCTCAACAAACCCATCCGGGCATAA